In the genome of Pirellulales bacterium, one region contains:
- a CDS encoding LptE family protein produces MRSAPQFAAGRFCPQPRHFPPQMAALAAIGCTAAVLMAGCACYHFGTADLYPRDIHTVYVPMIESDSFRRDLGEQLTEAVCKEIENRTPFKVVGTPNADSILTGRIKTDTKHSIVREPNNEGRVVEMGMVIQVTWADRRGIVHGEGAVPVPPELVTLSQTNQLIPEYGQSTVTSLQQIMQGLAKKIVDMMETPW; encoded by the coding sequence ATGCGATCGGCGCCTCAATTCGCCGCCGGACGATTTTGCCCGCAGCCACGGCATTTTCCACCGCAAATGGCGGCGCTAGCGGCTATTGGCTGCACCGCGGCAGTCCTGATGGCAGGCTGCGCTTGCTACCACTTTGGCACCGCCGATCTCTATCCGCGCGACATTCACACGGTCTACGTGCCGATGATCGAGTCGGACAGCTTTCGCCGCGACTTGGGCGAGCAACTCACGGAAGCGGTTTGCAAGGAAATTGAAAACCGCACGCCGTTCAAAGTCGTCGGCACTCCGAATGCCGACAGCATTCTCACCGGCCGCATCAAGACCGACACGAAGCACTCGATCGTGCGCGAGCCGAACAACGAAGGCCGCGTCGTCGAGATGGGAATGGTGATCCAGGTCACCTGGGCCGACCGCCGCGGCATCGTGCATGGCGAGGGAGCCGTTCCCGTGCCGCCGGAATTGGTGACACTTTCGCAAACGAATCAACTGATTCCCGAATACGGCCAATCGACCGTGACCTCGCTGCAGCAAATTATGCAGGGGCTGGCCAAAAAAATCGTCGATATGATGGAAACGCCGTGGTAA
- the bamD gene encoding outer membrane protein assembly factor BamD — MQAARRTCVAIAACLSMAWCGCAGHTSNTAGGPVYDPWVPVAQVPTGESMEELPAGWERFEPKNLGLTVEVWTGHGPDEGIAHQLYAEGDELYRRKDYHDAALKYKAAANRFPGTALEEDATFMCGEAHFFADEYSKADDCYGNVIKKFPNTRFMNMIVNRDFAIGIYWLQYDHAHPSFLLKPNFTNKTLPMFDTFGYAIRAFDEVRLNDPRGKLADEAIWMTANAYFLEAHYDDADYYYKLIRTDYPKSKHQKDAHLLGIQAKLHLYQGPMYDERPLKQGEELIDQTIAQYGRDLGDERERLLTAKAEIHAQYALRLWAVGQFYEKTSHYGAAKIYYHELVKKWPNTELAKRADTRLVAIDKLPDNPPDYFRVLAIVFDHEDPDKQKTIPNPDSSPTQIAQPPGDTVQR; from the coding sequence ATGCAAGCCGCCCGGCGGACGTGCGTAGCCATCGCAGCCTGCTTGAGCATGGCGTGGTGCGGCTGCGCCGGTCACACGAGCAACACCGCGGGCGGACCGGTCTACGATCCGTGGGTGCCCGTCGCGCAAGTTCCGACGGGCGAGTCGATGGAAGAGCTTCCGGCCGGCTGGGAGCGCTTCGAGCCGAAGAACCTCGGCCTCACGGTGGAAGTCTGGACCGGCCATGGGCCGGACGAGGGCATCGCCCACCAACTCTACGCGGAAGGCGACGAACTGTATCGCAGAAAAGACTATCACGACGCGGCGTTGAAATACAAAGCGGCCGCCAATCGCTTTCCCGGCACGGCGCTCGAAGAAGACGCAACGTTCATGTGCGGCGAAGCCCACTTCTTCGCCGACGAATACTCCAAAGCCGACGATTGCTACGGCAACGTGATCAAGAAATTTCCCAACACCCGCTTCATGAACATGATCGTGAACCGGGATTTTGCGATTGGCATCTATTGGCTGCAATACGACCACGCGCATCCGTCGTTCTTGCTCAAACCGAATTTCACGAACAAAACGTTGCCGATGTTCGACACCTTCGGCTACGCGATCCGCGCGTTCGACGAAGTGCGGCTTAATGATCCACGCGGCAAATTGGCCGACGAAGCGATTTGGATGACCGCCAACGCCTACTTCCTCGAAGCCCATTACGACGACGCCGACTACTACTACAAGCTGATCCGCACCGATTATCCCAAGAGCAAGCATCAAAAAGACGCTCACCTGCTTGGCATCCAGGCCAAGCTGCATTTGTACCAGGGGCCGATGTACGACGAACGCCCGCTGAAGCAAGGCGAAGAACTGATCGACCAAACGATCGCCCAATACGGCCGCGATCTTGGCGACGAGCGAGAACGACTGTTGACGGCCAAGGCCGAAATCCACGCACAATATGCCCTCCGGCTCTGGGCCGTCGGTCAGTTCTATGAGAAGACGAGCCACTACGGGGCGGCAAAGATTTATTACCACGAGCTCGTCAAAAAGTGGCCGAACACCGAACTGGCAAAACGTGCGGACACGCGCTTGGTCGCGATCGACAAGCTGCCCGACAATCCGCCCGACTATTTCCGCGTATTGGCGATCGTTTTCGACCATGAGGATCCAGATAAGCAGAAAACGATTCCAAATCCCGACTCTTCTCCGACGCAAATCGCTCAGCCACCCGGCGACACGGTCCAACGATGA
- the recO gene encoding DNA repair protein RecO, giving the protein MPAEKAIALVLRVVEFSETSSVVTLFTREMGKIHAMAKGARRPKGPFESALDLLALCRIVFLRKSPGVLDLLTEAKLQKRFRPRDRELACLYAGYYVAELLTELTDDSDPHPELFDAAVETLQGLAEPGTAVASLVARFELTALRLLGHLPSLEQCVECGRPVEATGRVAFGMLVGGVLCQHCKAGQRNVVAISAGVLRAMIALAASGDAWRRLELDSRTRGELRAVLNHYLSHLLGHKPRMHEYLG; this is encoded by the coding sequence ATGCCCGCTGAAAAAGCCATCGCTCTGGTCTTGCGAGTCGTCGAGTTCAGCGAGACGAGCAGCGTCGTGACGCTTTTCACCCGCGAGATGGGCAAGATACATGCTATGGCCAAGGGGGCCCGGCGGCCCAAAGGTCCTTTCGAGTCTGCCCTTGACCTGTTGGCCCTGTGTCGAATAGTCTTCCTCCGCAAATCACCCGGCGTCTTGGACCTGCTTACGGAGGCGAAGCTCCAAAAGCGGTTCCGCCCGCGCGATCGCGAACTGGCTTGTCTTTATGCGGGTTACTACGTCGCCGAACTCCTGACCGAACTGACCGACGATTCCGATCCCCATCCCGAACTGTTCGACGCAGCCGTGGAAACGCTCCAAGGCCTCGCCGAACCGGGAACGGCGGTCGCGTCGCTTGTCGCACGGTTTGAGTTGACGGCCTTGCGGCTGTTGGGGCATTTGCCGTCGCTCGAGCAATGCGTCGAATGCGGCCGGCCGGTCGAGGCGACTGGGCGGGTTGCGTTTGGAATGCTTGTCGGCGGCGTGTTGTGTCAGCATTGCAAGGCGGGGCAACGGAATGTGGTGGCGATTTCAGCGGGCGTGCTGCGGGCCATGATCGCCTTGGCCGCCAGCGGCGACGCTTGGCGACGATTGGAACTCGATAGCCGCACTCGCGGCGAATTGCGGGCAGTGTTGAACCATTACTTATCTCATCTCTTGGGCCATAAGCCGCGGATGCACGAGTATCTGGGATGA
- a CDS encoding uracil-DNA glycosylase family protein, whose protein sequence is MDGKTAKRGPAESRTACRLADRLASLQQAGVTHLHRAPAKKRAIGASASESPSRRSAPTPASLATLATGPTIAASPCATGSASAGPTSPVTGNQPAARPPAAVQVPPAERLPRLEIIRREVAACTRCTELATTRTQTVFGVGNINARLMFVGEAPGADEDRAGEPFVGKAGQLLTKIIEACRMKREDVYIGNVIKCRPPGNRNPLPDEVQNCRGYLERQLAIVRPEFICCLGAVAAKSLLNSEATIGRLRGRFYQYEGIPVLCTYHPAYLLRNPSAKRDVWEDMKLLMARMGIELG, encoded by the coding sequence ATGGATGGCAAAACTGCGAAGCGCGGACCGGCCGAATCACGCACGGCCTGCCGGCTGGCCGACCGGCTTGCGAGCCTGCAACAGGCCGGCGTAACGCATTTGCACCGGGCACCTGCGAAAAAGAGAGCGATTGGGGCGTCCGCGTCGGAATCGCCATCTCGCCGATCCGCCCCAACGCCGGCCTCGCTCGCCACGCTTGCCACCGGTCCGACGATCGCCGCGAGTCCGTGTGCCACTGGCTCTGCCAGTGCTGGCCCCACAAGTCCCGTGACCGGCAACCAGCCGGCCGCTCGACCGCCCGCGGCAGTGCAAGTGCCGCCGGCAGAACGGTTGCCGAGGCTCGAAATTATCCGTCGCGAAGTTGCGGCTTGCACGCGCTGTACGGAACTTGCCACAACCCGGACGCAAACCGTGTTCGGCGTCGGAAATATCAATGCCCGGCTGATGTTCGTCGGCGAAGCGCCGGGTGCCGACGAAGATCGGGCCGGTGAACCGTTCGTCGGCAAGGCAGGCCAGCTTCTCACCAAGATCATCGAAGCCTGCCGCATGAAGCGCGAGGACGTGTATATCGGCAACGTCATCAAATGCCGGCCCCCCGGCAACCGCAACCCTCTGCCCGATGAAGTGCAGAATTGCCGCGGCTATCTCGAACGGCAGTTGGCGATTGTCCGGCCGGAATTTATCTGCTGCTTGGGGGCGGTCGCGGCGAAGTCGCTTTTGAACAGCGAAGCCACGATCGGCCGCCTGCGCGGGCGGTTCTATCAATACGAAGGCATTCCCGTGCTGTGCACCTATCATCCGGCGTATCTGCTGCGAAACCCGAGTGCGAAGCGCGATGTGTGGGAAGACATGAAGCTGCTGATGGCGCGCATGGGAATCGAACTTGGGTGA
- the rpsB gene encoding 30S ribosomal protein S2, with protein MSNVLAKDLIEAGVHFGHRASRWNPRMRPYIFGRRNQIHIIDVRETVRGLLRAKKYLKQVSAAGSLILFVGTKRQASDTIEREASRCGMPFVSDRWLGGTLTNFRTIRSRLGRLEELEGLMQSETFDTYSKKMQSALKREFRKMFRNLNGMRTMSRLPECMVIIDPKKEKNAVSEARKLGVSTVALIDTDCDPDLVDLPIPGNDDSIRSIELIAQQLADAVLEGKTEAATKGMTEGNGESKPAPAPKPTSKPVPKPTAKAGAGKVAEPKPQPAAAASESPAE; from the coding sequence GTGTCGAATGTTTTGGCAAAAGATCTGATCGAAGCGGGCGTGCATTTCGGCCACCGCGCCAGCCGCTGGAACCCCCGCATGCGGCCGTATATCTTCGGTCGCCGCAATCAAATTCATATTATCGACGTGCGGGAAACCGTGCGCGGGCTGTTGCGGGCCAAGAAGTATCTTAAGCAAGTGTCGGCCGCCGGGAGCCTGATCCTGTTTGTCGGCACCAAGCGGCAAGCTTCCGACACGATCGAACGCGAAGCTTCGCGCTGCGGCATGCCCTTCGTCAGCGATCGCTGGCTCGGCGGCACGCTGACGAATTTCCGCACCATCCGCAGCCGGCTCGGCCGTTTGGAAGAGCTCGAAGGCCTGATGCAATCGGAAACGTTTGACACGTATTCCAAGAAAATGCAATCGGCCCTGAAGCGCGAATTCCGCAAGATGTTTCGCAATCTGAACGGCATGCGAACGATGAGCCGCCTGCCCGAATGCATGGTGATCATCGATCCGAAAAAGGAAAAGAACGCGGTTAGCGAAGCCCGCAAGCTGGGCGTTTCGACCGTGGCCCTGATCGACACCGATTGCGATCCCGATCTGGTCGATCTGCCGATTCCGGGAAACGATGATAGCATTCGTTCGATCGAGCTGATCGCGCAGCAATTGGCCGACGCGGTGTTGGAAGGCAAGACCGAGGCCGCCACCAAGGGCATGACCGAGGGGAATGGCGAGTCTAAACCGGCGCCTGCTCCGAAGCCGACGTCGAAGCCAGTTCCGAAGCCAACGGCGAAGGCCGGCGCGGGCAAGGTGGCCGAGCCGAAACCGCAGCCAGCCGCCGCCGCCAGCGAAAGCCCAGCGGAATAG